One Granulicella sp. 5B5 DNA window includes the following coding sequences:
- the zwf gene encoding glucose-6-phosphate dehydrogenase — translation MADEVHVAQTGVGKKQERIPDPCIVVIFGASGDLTKRKLLPALFHLEQQGLLPEKFSVVGVARRDISATFAADMQDGIEKFGGVDASDPKLKGFMERVEYFATNFDDDAGYAKLKDFLAGIDQKNGTKGNRLFYLAVAPEYFADITQRLSKQGMTNPEAPSWAHVIIEKPFGTDLDSARKLNDEINAVLKEEQIFRIDHYLGKETVQNILVFRFANALFEPIWNRNYIDHVEITAAESIGIEGRGPFYEQAGALRDVLQNHVMEVLSFVAMEPPDSFDASSVRTEKLKVWRAIEPIPVEDTVRGQYGPGKVGDEQAIGYRQEDRVNPESTTETYAAMKLQIENWRWAGVPIYIRAGKRLAKRVTEVTVIFKQPPLHLFKSNDPNVTVEPNVLKLRIQPDEGIMLTFGAKVPGPTTNVKPVVMDFSYADSFGKSSANGYERLLLDAMLGDGTLFAHRDGVEATWALMTPILEAWAKNPPTDFPNYPAGSWGPEAADALLRKDGRKWHKL, via the coding sequence ATGGCTGACGAAGTGCATGTTGCCCAGACGGGTGTTGGCAAGAAGCAGGAGCGGATTCCCGATCCATGTATCGTGGTGATCTTTGGAGCATCGGGCGATCTCACCAAGCGCAAGCTGCTGCCCGCGCTGTTCCATCTGGAGCAGCAGGGCCTGCTGCCGGAGAAGTTTTCGGTGGTCGGCGTGGCGCGCCGCGATATCTCCGCGACGTTTGCCGCCGACATGCAGGACGGCATCGAGAAGTTCGGTGGCGTGGACGCGAGCGACCCGAAACTGAAGGGCTTCATGGAGCGCGTGGAGTACTTCGCGACCAACTTCGATGACGATGCCGGGTACGCAAAGCTGAAGGATTTTCTGGCCGGCATCGACCAGAAGAACGGTACCAAGGGCAACCGCCTGTTCTATCTCGCGGTAGCGCCGGAGTACTTTGCGGATATCACGCAGCGGCTCTCGAAGCAGGGCATGACCAATCCCGAGGCGCCGTCGTGGGCCCACGTCATCATCGAGAAGCCCTTCGGCACCGACCTCGACTCCGCGCGCAAGCTGAACGACGAGATCAACGCCGTGCTGAAGGAAGAGCAGATCTTCCGCATCGACCACTACCTCGGCAAGGAGACGGTGCAGAACATCCTCGTCTTCCGCTTCGCCAACGCGCTCTTTGAGCCCATCTGGAATCGCAACTACATCGACCACGTCGAGATCACGGCAGCCGAGTCCATCGGCATCGAAGGCCGCGGCCCGTTCTACGAGCAGGCCGGCGCGCTGCGCGATGTGCTGCAGAACCACGTCATGGAAGTGTTGAGCTTCGTCGCGATGGAGCCGCCTGACAGCTTCGACGCGTCTTCCGTCCGTACGGAGAAGCTGAAGGTCTGGCGCGCCATCGAGCCGATCCCCGTGGAAGACACCGTGCGCGGCCAGTACGGTCCCGGCAAGGTCGGTGATGAGCAGGCCATCGGATACCGTCAGGAAGACCGCGTCAATCCGGAGTCCACCACGGAAACCTATGCGGCGATGAAGTTGCAGATCGAAAACTGGCGCTGGGCCGGTGTGCCGATATACATCCGTGCCGGCAAGCGTTTGGCCAAGCGCGTGACGGAGGTGACGGTGATCTTCAAGCAGCCACCTCTGCACCTCTTCAAGTCCAACGATCCCAATGTGACGGTTGAGCCGAACGTGCTCAAGCTGCGCATCCAGCCGGATGAAGGCATCATGCTGACCTTCGGTGCGAAGGTTCCGGGGCCCACGACCAACGTGAAGCCCGTGGTCATGGACTTCAGCTATGCGGACAGCTTCGGCAAGAGCTCGGCCAACGGCTATGAGCGTCTGCTGCTCGACGCGATGCTCGGCGACGGCACGCTGTTCGCGCACCGCGACGGCGTGGAGGCCACCTGGGCGCTGATGACCCCGATCCTGGAAGCCTGGGCGAAGAACCCGCCGACGGACTTCCCGAACTACCCTGCCGGCAGCTGGGGTCCTGAGGCCGCCGACGCGCTGCTGCGCAAGGATGGGCGCAAGTGGCACAAGCTGTAA
- the pgl gene encoding 6-phosphogluconolactonase, producing MAKPVTVTYEVWAKKEETAMAMARLFARKVEEAAAKRGVARIAVSGGSTPQESFNLLADPAGPFATTVPWDKLQLYWVDERCVAPEHPESNYGVCRELLLNKVPLPAANVHRMEGELDPEEAAARYETVLRNTMKLEGAESPAFDLLLLGMGPDGHTASLFPHTEGLEVINRLVIANHVPQKDTWRISLTAPVINQASEVVFAIEGEGKADVLAAVLTGPRNPEELPSQLIRPSNGKLLFLLDEAAAAKLPAANDIFASEDGSRKVGTLEI from the coding sequence ATGGCGAAGCCGGTGACGGTCACGTATGAGGTGTGGGCGAAGAAGGAAGAGACGGCGATGGCCATGGCTCGACTGTTTGCGCGCAAGGTAGAAGAGGCAGCGGCAAAGCGCGGTGTGGCGCGTATAGCGGTCTCCGGCGGCTCCACGCCGCAGGAGAGCTTCAACCTGCTGGCCGACCCGGCCGGCCCGTTCGCGACGACTGTGCCGTGGGACAAGCTGCAGCTCTACTGGGTCGACGAGCGTTGCGTCGCGCCCGAGCACCCTGAGTCGAACTACGGCGTCTGCCGCGAGCTGCTGCTGAACAAGGTGCCGCTGCCCGCGGCAAACGTGCATCGCATGGAAGGCGAGCTGGACCCGGAAGAGGCCGCAGCGCGCTACGAGACCGTGCTGCGCAACACCATGAAGCTCGAAGGCGCGGAGTCGCCGGCGTTCGATCTGCTGCTGCTGGGCATGGGCCCTGACGGCCACACGGCGTCGCTATTTCCGCATACCGAAGGGCTTGAGGTCATCAACCGCCTGGTCATTGCCAACCATGTGCCGCAGAAGGACACCTGGCGCATCTCGCTCACGGCCCCGGTCATCAATCAGGCCAGCGAGGTGGTCTTCGCCATTGAAGGTGAGGGCAAGGCCGACGTGCTGGCCGCTGTGCTCACGGGCCCGCGCAATCCTGAGGAACTGCCCTCACAACTGATCCGTCCCTCGAATGGTAAGCTTCTCTTTCTTCTGGATGAGGCCGCCGCGGCGAAGCTCCCGGCGGCCAACGATATATTTGCCAGCGAAGACGGTAGCCGCAAGGTTGGGACCCTGGAGATTTAG
- a CDS encoding TonB-dependent receptor: protein MSNHLFPKLSPVPQALARPLAAVVVFFCLLLAGTAAHAQLSGKGAVSGTVMDPTGASIPGATIAATNTANGVVTTTTSTSAGDYAINTLDAGIYTITVTANGFEKLSQKDVHVNALETQTFNPKMTIGSTDQEVTVTTLPPQLETTNATLGATMENEMYSALPIEMGAYGQADQRRATDFAYLMPGVQGNETNGNATTNAGVVNGSGSRGAVSDVYIDGVAFVRAGGNGDPRFVWTAISVDAVDQFQVQTSGYSAIYEGQGIQNYTVKAGANKYHASVYEFFRNTVLDTWGWNKGATKPIENSNEYGINLSGPLVPFGKWKEKLFFFGNYNGFRYASETPTTITFPTVAQQGGDFSAVGYNIYDPNTQTACTANSTNGPCRYQYGYMAGGTTGPAGNPVRNPAAAVNVIPASEFWNVALNSQKFLPTLNSQNVQGNFIAPNKTGLVNWSTTDRIDYVISPKDTLTMIGAVGRQASSNPVYQTTPGRNVGPLPYNYSQAYAPKTAVGIIEENHTFTDRLVNQLKYGYARYNGPTFESNNEPVYSATSLGLSNLPSGPASTAFPIVDFSSSINSPVNNSPTWWGGTTPNLTLAENYTLVDNLQWVKGKHTLTFGGQIAWLLYNVVNATGGTTPLTLSNSVTETAAITPSSNTSPKYAVTSGTGISYASYLIGQVDKASFTQYLQQEYGTRFRPISPYVQDNWKVSSKLTLDLGLRWDYFPSLREVHDAGSFFNPNLANPITGSNGALQFTGNGAGTCNCDTPVQKWYKNFGPRIGLAYQIDPKTVIRASYGLMFTHGNGVGGLTTSLGTLGFSAAPSFSASGTLLSTTGFGGANGALPNYTGAAGVASGPQYGTGYTTITGYTGTPSSMGYADPYLGSRAPEYSNWSFGFQHQWTNTIASTISYVGSEGHFEQEDSANARGLYSNQLNPSYLSLNSKLSSLATSANCAAAGVTCPANFTTSQSIATALKPFPFQSVTDTFGDVANSSYHALQASLNMRPTHGDTFMINYTWSHAIDDGGTFRTGYAIPAGTLANEPGATYKADRIERSSSTTNQPQHLVVTNVWDLPFGKSIANNNAVERAVLGGFHFSQIFQAFSGSPLAITGSSCQTNPAQVQCYANYNPSFVGSARQNGAWGKKTLSGSPTAVSYITPSAGTQGAETGPFINPSLLAATTAYPNGDPHAPLYTFSNGARTAPYQLYGPGNYQLDLALVRSFPLHFHNAVLNFRSEYYNVTNKTFFAVASTQLGNSSFGTATVSPNYNRRAAQFSARLSF from the coding sequence GTGAGCAACCATCTTTTTCCCAAGCTTTCCCCGGTGCCGCAGGCGCTGGCGCGGCCTCTCGCCGCCGTTGTTGTCTTCTTCTGCCTGTTACTGGCCGGCACCGCCGCCCACGCGCAGCTCAGCGGCAAGGGCGCCGTCAGTGGAACCGTCATGGACCCCACAGGCGCGTCCATTCCCGGAGCCACCATTGCCGCCACTAACACGGCAAACGGTGTGGTGACTACGACCACCAGCACCTCGGCTGGAGACTACGCGATCAACACCCTCGACGCCGGCATCTACACGATCACCGTCACCGCCAACGGCTTCGAGAAGCTCTCGCAGAAGGATGTCCACGTCAACGCGCTTGAGACGCAGACCTTCAATCCGAAGATGACCATCGGCAGTACCGACCAGGAAGTCACTGTCACCACGCTGCCTCCGCAGCTCGAGACCACCAACGCGACCCTCGGTGCCACCATGGAGAACGAGATGTACTCCGCGCTGCCGATCGAGATGGGCGCCTACGGCCAGGCTGATCAGCGCCGCGCTACCGACTTCGCCTACCTGATGCCTGGCGTGCAGGGTAATGAGACCAACGGCAACGCCACCACCAACGCTGGCGTCGTCAATGGCTCCGGCTCCCGTGGCGCTGTCTCCGACGTTTACATTGACGGTGTGGCTTTCGTCCGCGCCGGCGGCAACGGCGACCCGCGCTTCGTTTGGACGGCCATCTCCGTCGACGCAGTCGACCAGTTCCAGGTGCAGACCAGCGGCTACTCGGCCATCTACGAGGGCCAGGGCATCCAGAACTACACCGTCAAGGCTGGCGCCAACAAGTATCACGCCAGCGTGTACGAGTTCTTCCGCAATACCGTGCTCGACACCTGGGGCTGGAACAAGGGCGCCACCAAGCCCATCGAGAACTCTAACGAGTACGGCATCAATCTCAGCGGTCCGCTAGTCCCCTTCGGCAAGTGGAAAGAGAAGCTCTTCTTCTTCGGCAACTACAACGGCTTCCGCTACGCCAGTGAGACACCGACGACGATTACCTTTCCCACGGTAGCGCAGCAGGGCGGCGATTTCAGTGCTGTCGGTTACAACATCTACGATCCCAACACGCAAACTGCCTGCACCGCGAACAGCACCAATGGTCCCTGCCGTTATCAGTATGGCTACATGGCCGGTGGCACAACTGGACCGGCTGGCAATCCTGTCCGTAACCCGGCGGCGGCGGTCAATGTCATTCCGGCCAGCGAGTTCTGGAACGTTGCTTTGAACAGCCAGAAGTTCCTGCCCACGCTCAATAGCCAGAATGTCCAGGGTAATTTCATTGCCCCCAACAAGACTGGCCTGGTGAACTGGTCGACGACGGATCGTATCGACTACGTCATTTCGCCGAAGGACACGCTGACGATGATCGGTGCCGTCGGCCGTCAGGCCAGCTCGAACCCCGTGTATCAGACGACACCGGGGCGCAACGTTGGCCCCTTGCCGTACAACTACTCGCAGGCCTATGCGCCGAAGACTGCTGTAGGCATTATTGAAGAGAACCATACATTTACCGATCGCCTGGTTAATCAGTTGAAGTACGGCTATGCCCGCTACAACGGTCCGACCTTCGAATCGAACAATGAGCCGGTGTATTCGGCAACCTCGCTGGGCCTCTCGAACCTTCCCTCAGGCCCGGCTTCCACGGCTTTCCCCATCGTGGACTTCAGTTCGTCCATCAACTCGCCGGTCAACAACTCTCCCACCTGGTGGGGTGGTACCACGCCGAACCTCACGCTGGCGGAAAACTACACGTTAGTCGACAACCTTCAGTGGGTGAAAGGCAAGCATACGCTCACCTTTGGCGGACAGATTGCCTGGTTGCTCTACAACGTGGTCAACGCCACCGGTGGCACCACGCCTCTCACGCTCTCCAACTCCGTAACGGAAACCGCGGCAATCACGCCTTCCAGCAACACCAGCCCGAAGTACGCAGTCACGTCTGGCACTGGTATTTCCTACGCCAGCTACCTTATCGGTCAGGTGGATAAGGCGAGCTTCACACAGTATCTGCAGCAGGAGTACGGCACGCGCTTCCGCCCCATCTCGCCCTACGTGCAGGACAACTGGAAGGTATCTTCGAAGCTCACGCTCGACCTTGGCCTCCGTTGGGACTACTTCCCCTCGCTGCGCGAAGTGCACGATGCGGGAAGTTTCTTCAACCCCAACCTCGCAAATCCCATCACTGGCTCCAATGGAGCTCTGCAGTTCACCGGCAATGGCGCCGGTACCTGCAACTGCGACACGCCAGTCCAGAAGTGGTACAAGAACTTCGGCCCGCGCATCGGCCTCGCGTATCAAATCGATCCGAAAACTGTAATCCGTGCCAGCTATGGCCTCATGTTCACGCACGGCAATGGCGTCGGCGGCCTCACCACCAGCCTGGGCACACTGGGCTTTTCGGCCGCACCGAGCTTCTCCGCCAGCGGGACGCTGCTGAGTACCACGGGCTTCGGCGGTGCCAACGGAGCATTGCCTAACTACACCGGCGCTGCGGGCGTCGCCTCCGGTCCGCAATATGGCACCGGCTACACCACCATCACTGGATACACGGGCACTCCTTCCAGCATGGGCTATGCCGATCCTTACCTCGGCAGCCGCGCTCCGGAGTACAGCAACTGGAGCTTCGGCTTCCAGCACCAGTGGACGAACACCATCGCTTCGACCATCAGTTATGTTGGATCGGAAGGCCACTTCGAGCAGGAAGACAGCGCCAATGCCCGCGGCCTGTACTCCAATCAGCTCAATCCGTCGTATCTCTCCCTCAACTCCAAGCTCAGCTCGCTTGCAACCTCGGCGAACTGCGCTGCCGCTGGAGTTACCTGCCCGGCAAACTTCACTACGTCGCAATCCATCGCGACAGCTCTCAAGCCCTTCCCCTTCCAGAGCGTGACCGATACCTTCGGCGACGTTGCAAACTCCAGCTATCATGCTCTGCAGGCTTCGCTGAACATGCGTCCCACGCATGGCGATACCTTCATGATCAACTACACCTGGTCGCACGCGATTGACGATGGCGGCACCTTCCGCACCGGTTATGCTATCCCGGCCGGAACGCTAGCCAATGAGCCGGGAGCAACCTACAAAGCCGACCGCATCGAGCGCAGCTCATCAACCACCAACCAGCCGCAGCATCTGGTCGTCACCAATGTGTGGGACCTGCCCTTCGGCAAGTCCATTGCCAACAACAATGCAGTCGAGCGTGCAGTGCTGGGAGGCTTCCACTTCTCGCAGATCTTCCAAGCGTTCTCCGGTTCTCCGTTGGCGATTACTGGTTCTTCCTGCCAGACCAATCCTGCGCAGGTGCAGTGCTACGCGAATTACAACCCAAGCTTTGTAGGTTCAGCCCGCCAGAATGGTGCCTGGGGCAAGAAGACCCTCTCCGGCTCACCAACGGCGGTCAGCTACATCACTCCCAGCGCCGGTACGCAGGGTGCGGAGACCGGGCCGTTTATCAACCCGTCCCTCCTGGCAGCTACCACGGCCTATCCGAACGGCGACCCGCATGCTCCGCTGTACACGTTCTCCAACGGCGCTCGTACGGCTCCCTACCAGCTGTATGGCCCTGGCAACTACCAGCTTGACCTCGCACTGGTGCGCAGCTTCCCGCTGCACTTCCACAATGCTGTCCTGAACTTCCGTTCGGAGTACTACAACGTCACCAACAAGACGTTCTTCGCTGTGGCTAGCACGCAGCTCGGCAACTCGAGCTTCGGCACCGCCACAGTGAGCCCCAACTACAACCGCAGGGCCGCTCAGTTCTCCGCGCGCCTCTCCTTCTAA
- the glk gene encoding glucokinase: MILAGDVGGTKVHLALYNFVGGKLVAVREHKFPAHEYGSLDEVVKAFQAQGGKDEPPIFAACFGCPGPVRDGRLKLTNLPWTLDTRELVKSLGIEHIFLINDLEANGYGVPELAPEKIFTLHEGDAKGVGHRGLVSAGTGLGEALLIWDAKSKTHLPLPSEGGHSDFAARNDREIALLEYLRRTLNGRVSHERVVSGLGIKNIYAFLRDDVKLEEPAWLAARMATEDPNAVIGQCGEDGSSEICAEALRIFVSAYGAEAGNVALKVLAMGGIYLGGGIAPKILKTMQNGEFTRAFLDKGRLSPLLEAIPVRVILDDTCALLGAAAYAEARAAELSGRSERAGS; encoded by the coding sequence ATGATTCTGGCAGGCGATGTAGGCGGTACAAAGGTCCATCTGGCGCTGTACAACTTTGTGGGCGGCAAACTGGTGGCCGTGCGCGAGCACAAGTTTCCTGCGCACGAGTACGGTTCGCTCGACGAGGTCGTCAAGGCGTTTCAGGCGCAGGGCGGCAAGGACGAGCCGCCGATCTTCGCGGCGTGCTTCGGCTGCCCCGGACCGGTGCGCGACGGCCGGCTTAAGCTGACCAACCTTCCCTGGACCCTCGATACGCGCGAGCTTGTCAAGTCGCTCGGCATCGAGCACATCTTCCTCATCAACGACCTGGAAGCCAACGGCTACGGCGTCCCGGAACTCGCGCCGGAGAAGATCTTCACCCTGCACGAAGGCGATGCGAAGGGCGTGGGCCACCGCGGCCTGGTCTCCGCCGGCACCGGGCTGGGCGAGGCGCTGCTCATCTGGGATGCCAAATCGAAGACACATCTGCCGCTACCCTCCGAGGGCGGCCACAGCGACTTCGCGGCAAGAAACGATCGCGAGATCGCTTTGCTGGAGTACCTGCGCCGTACTCTGAACGGCCGTGTGAGCCATGAGCGCGTCGTCTCCGGCCTCGGCATCAAGAACATCTACGCGTTTCTGCGCGACGACGTAAAGTTGGAGGAGCCCGCGTGGCTGGCCGCGCGCATGGCCACCGAAGATCCCAATGCGGTCATCGGGCAGTGCGGAGAGGACGGCTCCAGCGAGATCTGCGCCGAAGCACTCCGCATCTTTGTCTCGGCCTACGGAGCTGAGGCCGGCAACGTAGCCCTGAAGGTGCTCGCCATGGGAGGCATCTATCTGGGCGGGGGCATCGCGCCAAAGATTCTGAAGACGATGCAAAATGGCGAGTTCACCCGGGCATTCCTCGATAAAGGGCGGCTCTCCCCCTTGCTGGAAGCGATACCTGTACGTGTCATCCTTGATGACACCTGTGCATTATTGGGCGCGGCGGCGTATGCAGAAGCACGAGCAGCAGAGCTATCAGGCCGATCAGAACGGGCGGGATCGTAA
- a CDS encoding oxidoreductase produces the protein MATPLSTSQAGKVWFITGASVGFGRDLAELLLSQGARVVATARRIELLDPLVKQYPETALALGLDVTKPEQVDAAVAAATQRFGNIDVLVNNAGYGMVGAIEESDEREFRPMFETNVFGLIRLTQAVLPQMRARKAGTIVNLSSIGGLVGTPGFGMYNATKFAVEGLSEALAQEVKPLGIHVIIVEPGPFRTDFLARGEMPAAKHIADYDQTAGKMREYAEKQNGIQPGDPKKAVAAIAQAVESPNPPLRLLLGAVTIPRLQAKVDALLKDVSDWKDTTTGADFPAGT, from the coding sequence ATGGCGACTCCTCTTTCGACATCGCAGGCAGGCAAGGTTTGGTTTATCACCGGAGCTTCGGTTGGGTTTGGGCGTGATCTTGCAGAGCTTTTGCTCTCGCAAGGCGCGCGCGTGGTGGCAACGGCACGGCGCATCGAACTGCTCGATCCGTTGGTAAAGCAGTATCCGGAGACGGCGTTGGCGCTCGGTCTCGATGTCACCAAGCCCGAGCAGGTAGATGCTGCCGTGGCTGCGGCAACGCAGCGTTTCGGCAACATCGACGTGCTGGTCAACAACGCCGGCTATGGCATGGTGGGCGCTATCGAGGAGTCCGACGAGCGCGAGTTCCGCCCGATGTTTGAGACCAACGTCTTCGGCCTCATCCGCCTGACGCAGGCCGTGTTGCCGCAGATGCGCGCGCGCAAGGCCGGCACCATCGTGAATCTGTCGTCGATTGGCGGGTTGGTGGGCACGCCGGGCTTCGGCATGTACAACGCAACGAAGTTTGCCGTCGAAGGCCTCAGCGAGGCGCTCGCACAGGAGGTCAAGCCGCTCGGCATCCACGTCATCATTGTGGAACCCGGCCCGTTCCGCACCGATTTTCTCGCGCGCGGCGAGATGCCCGCCGCCAAACACATCGCCGACTACGACCAGACCGCCGGAAAAATGCGCGAGTATGCCGAAAAGCAGAACGGCATCCAACCCGGCGACCCGAAGAAGGCTGTCGCGGCCATCGCGCAGGCCGTCGAAAGCCCCAATCCGCCACTGCGTCTATTGCTGGGCGCTGTAACGATCCCGCGGCTGCAGGCCAAGGTCGACGCGCTTCTCAAGGACGTATCTGACTGGAAGGACACCACAACGGGCGCGGATTTTCCCGCAGGTACATAA
- the gnd gene encoding phosphogluconate dehydrogenase (NAD(+)-dependent, decarboxylating), giving the protein MELGIIGLGKMGGNMAERLRLAGHRVIGYDFNADAVKKLTDAGSVGVHSLKELDEAFTGRRAVWIMVPAGDPVDQTIAGLKPYMKPGDIFIDGGNSNYKDTQRRHDELKKEGFEFVDVGTSGGIWGITEGYSMMIGGDKEPVEYLTPIFEALAPAAHEGWGHTGPSGAGHFVKMIHNGIEYGIMQAYAEGFSIMRAKTPLDLDLVQISEIWRYGSVVRSWLLDLTADALKKNPTLEGLEAYVPDSGEGRWTVFEAIDLNVSASVITEALIRRLRSREENNFTDRMLSVMRNEFGGHAVKKS; this is encoded by the coding sequence ATGGAACTCGGTATCATCGGACTCGGCAAGATGGGCGGCAACATGGCGGAGCGCCTGCGACTCGCAGGGCATCGCGTGATTGGATATGACTTCAATGCAGACGCCGTCAAGAAGTTGACGGATGCCGGTTCGGTGGGCGTGCACTCACTCAAGGAGCTGGATGAGGCCTTCACGGGCCGCCGCGCGGTGTGGATCATGGTGCCCGCGGGCGATCCTGTGGACCAGACGATTGCCGGGCTGAAGCCGTACATGAAGCCGGGCGACATCTTCATCGACGGCGGCAACTCGAACTACAAGGACACGCAACGCCGCCACGATGAGCTGAAGAAAGAAGGTTTTGAATTCGTCGACGTAGGCACGTCGGGCGGCATCTGGGGCATCACCGAGGGCTACTCGATGATGATCGGCGGCGACAAGGAGCCGGTCGAGTACCTCACGCCGATCTTTGAGGCGCTCGCGCCCGCAGCGCATGAAGGCTGGGGCCACACGGGCCCGAGCGGCGCCGGCCACTTCGTCAAGATGATCCACAACGGCATCGAGTACGGCATCATGCAGGCCTACGCGGAAGGTTTCTCGATCATGCGCGCGAAGACGCCGCTGGACCTGGACCTCGTGCAGATCTCCGAGATCTGGCGGTACGGTTCGGTGGTGCGTTCGTGGCTGCTTGACCTCACCGCCGACGCTCTCAAGAAGAACCCCACGCTCGAAGGCCTCGAGGCCTATGTGCCGGACTCCGGTGAGGGCCGCTGGACGGTCTTCGAGGCGATCGACCTCAACGTCTCTGCTTCCGTCATCACCGAAGCGCTGATCCGCCGCCTGCGCTCGCGCGAAGAGAACAACTTCACCGACCGTATGCTGAGCGTCATGCGTAACGAGTTCGGCGGCCATGCAGTGAAGAAGAGCTAG